From the genome of Halobacteriovorax marinus SJ:
TAATCTTAGTTTCTTGTTTTGGACTGTTTATGTTTGCGAACTTAACTCCGAACATAAATTTCGGAATTCTTTGCGCTTTAGTTCTCTCTCTCGCTCTTGTTACTGACTTGCTCTTGTTGCCTGCTATTATTTTTTGTTTTAAAGACCGAGAGTAGGGTTATTTAAAATTCTTCCAAGGTGAAATTTTTCAATCATGGAAACATCTTCAAAATGTAATCCAATACCTTGTGGATAACTTCCTGTTGCTTGTGCCTTTCTGACAACTTGTGCTTTACAGTGAAATTCTACGTCGTCTTTATTTCCAATTAGGACTTTTACTTCTTTTCCAAGCTCTAATTCTTTATCCAAGAAGTGATTGGAGTCTTCACTCATGGATATGAAGGCACCTGTCTTTGAAAGATCATGGGTGTGGGCCAGAACACAGAGATCTTCATCGAGAACTACCCAAATTGGAAGTGTTTTTTGATAGCGCTTAGGTATAAGCCACCATCTCTTATCTGGATTTTTAACTGTGAATCTCACTGTCTTATTTATAATGAATAGGAGTGCCAGCGCTGTTGCTCCCAGTGATGCAAAGAGAGGAAGATACCACTGTGTGTGTAGAGCATATTTAAAAACAAAGTAATTATTAATATGAATAGCAAGAAGAAGCGGAACGATAGCAAGGCCAAGTAGTTTATGACCGTTAAAGGTTAGTGATAATGTAATTAAGCACATTGCTATGACAAACCAGTTAAAAATAGTGATCTGACTTAAAAGAATATCTATATTGAGCGCCGTCACCTGTGTTTGGAAAATAATTTGTAGTGGAATTGAAATAACAACTCCAATCAAAACCAAACTTGTAAAGAGTAATAACTTCGGTCTTTGCTTCATACCTTATTCCTTATCGATAGAGTATTGTCTGCAGTAACTCTTTACTTTATAGACATACTTTCTAGCTTCTTTTAACTCTCTTGAGTCAAGCCAGTAGATTCCTTTATTGAGTAAACTCCTCTTCACTCGGCTAGGGCCAGAATTATAACTTGCAAGTATAACGGAGGTGATCTCTTCGCTATTGTCCTTTAGACCAGAGGGAAGGGCTTCTGCATTCTGGGGTCTCTTCCAATAATTTGAAATATATTTAAGGTAGTCATAGCCCCCTTGAATAGATTCCCTAGGATTGAGTTTCCAGTCATTATCTTTGTTAATTTTTCCCGTTTCTATGTACTTCTTTAAAACTGATGCCGGTAGGCGACCCCACTTGGGGTAGGGGGTATAATCTCTATTTTCTAATAATTGTCTTTCTGCAACTGGAGTTATTTGTGTGAGTCCAACCGCCTTGGCCCAGCTTACGGCCTTTGGGTTGAAGCTAGACTCTTGAGCAATTAGTCCGGCCATGAGAGCGGAGTTCATATGCATATTATTTGAGACTTCTTTAAGGGCCCTTTTAACAGATGATCTTGCTCTAATTTTTGCGGCCGAAAGAAGTGGCATTTTTTGTATGTCGCAGTCTGGAAATGGATAGTGCTTTCCAATAGGGGTTGCGACAGGGCTACTTTTATAGACGACATTAAAGTTATGAGACTCTACTGGAGGTAAAGTTAGGTTGTCGATGCGATAAAGTATTCGATCTTTTGTTTTAAATACTTCTGAGATTGACTCTACCTGTTTCGTAATGTCTTTATCATTGTAGAAGAAGTAAACTTGATCTTCTTTGGCATTAATTGGTCTTTGTATTTCAATTTGAAAGTTTCGACTCTCGTGTAGTACTTGGTACTTGGGAGAGAAAATTATATTGTTGGAGGACTTATAAAATGTTTTCTCCATAGAAGTACCGAAATACTGTTGCTCTAATTGAGAGAGTGAGTACGAAGATCCAAATGGGTGATAGGGACCGGCGCAGCTTACAAATAAAAGTGAGATGAAAAAGTAGAGGACTTTCAAGCCACTTCCTTGGTTAAGATGTTAGTAAGTAAAAGGTTTCCATATAGGCACTATACAGAAATAGCTGAGCGAATCACTTTGAAAAAGGTTTTTTGAGTTATCAGGGGTTTATAGAGGAAATTCGGCACTATTTCTTGGCGCTTATTTTGTGGGGAAGCTAAATTTTGCCTAGAAATTGGGCCAAAAGTTACACTTCTTTTCAATTCTTCTATAGAATAGAGTGATAGGAGATTTTGTGAAAGCATCAACATATTTAAATGATAAGGTTTCGCACGCCTTTGAGACGTGTAATTCAATATTTCTCGGCAAAGAAGATCAATTAAAGATCGCCTTTATAAGTATGCTCTCGAAAGGGCATCTATTAATTGAGGACGTTCCTGGAGTTGGGAAGACGACTTTAGTTTACTTACTATCTCATATTTTTGGATTAAATCTTTCAAGGATTCAGTTTACAAATGATCTTCTTGCATCAGATATCTTAGGGACTTCGATTTTCGACAAGCAAACAGCGAGTTTTATTTTTAATAAGGGACCTATCTTTAGTCGAATGGTTCTTGGCGATGAATTAAATAGGGCCTCTCCAAAAACACAAAGTGCATTACTTCAGGCCATGGAGGAGAGGTATATCACTGTAGATGGTGGTGAATATCAACTAGAGGAACCATTCATTGTTGTGGCCACTCAGAATCCTCTCGATCAAATTGGAACAAACCCCTTGCCTGAATCACAATTGGATAGATTCTTTATGAGTCTCTCAATTGGTCTACCATCAAGAGAGTATGAAAAGAAAATTCTCTTAGGAGACAATATAAGAGATCAAATTAATGGCCTTCATGCATTTCTAAGTTTAGAGGAATATTTATCAATTCATAAAATGATTCAAAAAATTCATATTGAAGAAAGTCTCATTGAGTATGTCTTGAACTTCTTAGAGTACTGCCGAGAGAACTTAGATAGTGGTATGAAACTCTCTCTAAGAGCGGGGAGAGATTTATTACTTGCCTCTAGAGCGTGCGCCTTTTTTGAAAAGAGAGATTTTGTTACTCCCCATGACGTTCAAACGATTGCACCTTATGTTTTGGCTCATAGATTAAACTCTAGAATGGGACTTACCTCTTCGCAAGATCAGATACGTGAGGCCTTAGAGAATGTAGCCATTAGGTAAATGAAGTTATCAGCGAATAAAACCTATATTCTCCCCACTAAGTTTGGCCTCGCTCTTGGTTTTGTAGCTTTCCTCGTTTTTATTATTGCCATTACATTTGGTCATCCATTTTCATACTTTATAACTTTTTTCATTGTTGCAATTATTATTGTTTGTGCCTTTTATACTAATAATTCTATCTCTAGATTGAAGTCCTTTTCTTTTAAGGATGAGTACGTAGAGTTGGGAGTAGATTCTTCAATTCTCTTTGAAGTCTCTTCTAAAGAGGTTGGTGAATATAAGAATATTGAAACGAAGGTTGGAAAGAGAGGAGCTACGAAAGTGAGCTCGGTTGGTGAGAAGAACTTAAAACTAAGGGCCATGGTAAATCCAAGTCGATGTGGTGTTTTCTCTCTTTGGAGAGTTAGGATTAGCTCCACTTACCCGTTGGGTCTTTTCTACGCTTGGAAGTATATCATGCCAAATAAAGAGGCGATCGTTTATCCAAAAAGAGTGAGGGATAAGTCATCTAGCTATGAGTCTGAATATGTTGCAAGTGAAGAAGAGAGCTTAGATTTAAACCCTGAGTCTAATGATGAATTTCTAGATCATAGAAGGTTTAGAGACAATGATTATTGGAAGCATATTGATTGGAAGGCCTACGCAAGAGGGAGAGGTCTCTTAACTAAGAATTTCTCTGGCACAAGTTCAAAAGTCAAAACTATAAAAATGTCTAGCTCAGATAATTTAGAGAAATTAGGAATTGTAGTGAATGATGTATTGGACGCCTTTGAGTCTAATAGAGATTCAATTTTAATTTGTGATAATGAGGTTGTCTCTAGAGGTAGAAATCTTGGACATTTAAATAAGTGTTTAAGAGTCCTTAGTCAATTTGGGGGACGAGTTGAGTAAGATATTCACAAAGATTTCACTTATTTTCTATATCTTCTTGATGATCTTCTTTCTTCCATACTTCTCATGGATGAGTATAGGGCTTTATAGTTCAATTATTTTAACGATTCTCTTATATAAGAAATTAAAATTTAAATCTCTTCTCTGGTTAAGGATGCCATTTCTCTTAGTATCTATTTTCCTTATTTATAAAGAATACGGAACATGGAGAGGATTTGAGCCAGCAAGTATTCTCTTTTCAACACTGGTCATACTCAAGGTATTTGAACTCAAGACGAAGCGAGATATCTACTCTTTGGTTCTCATTCAATTTTTACATATAATTTCACTGAGTTTATTAGTTGAAGATTTCTACTACCTCTTCATTATCTTTATAAGCTTAGTCATTTCCTTTTCAAATATTTATATCCTCTCTCAACTCTCAATTGGAGAGGCCCATTATAGGAAAGGGGTTAAGAAGATATTAAAGTATTCTCTCTATGGTGCTCCCATTGTTATCATTCTCTTTCTTGTTTTTCCTAGGTTTAATTTTGGAGGATTTCTTCTCTCTACGACAACTGCTACCACTGGCTTTAGCGAGGAGCTTAAGCCTGGTGATATTTCAGAAATTATTAAAGACCCTTCAGTTGTTTTTCACGTTAAGTTTACGAAGCGCTTTAAAAGACTTGATATGTATTGGAGAGGACAAATACTCGCTAAGAATAATAATTTTGACTGGTCTAAAACACCTCTTCCTGAAAGAAGAAATACGGAAACGATATATAAGAAGTTTGACTACTTTGTAACATATGACACTTTGGCGAGTGGTCCACTTTATACCCTTGAGAAGACAAGAAAGGTTTCATTAACTTCTGCGGGCTCTGTTATTAGTAGAAAGGGAAATCTTTATTTCTCTACACCTCTTCTTAATCAGAAATCTAAATTTAAAGGTTGGCTTGGTCCAAAGGTTGCTGCCAAATTATCGAAAAATTATAAGCAAACATATTTACAGGTTGATATTCCTAAGAGTTCCAAAGTTCAAAACTTTATTAAAGAGAATGAGAAACTTAAAGGAAAACCAACTGAAGTCGCACTTTTTCTAAAGGACTTTTTTAGAAAGAATTTTCTCTATTCCACGGCCCCTGGTGTCTATACGGGAGAGAGTGCATTAGATGAATTTCTCTTTAGCCGAAGAGTTGGCTTCTGTGGTCACTACGCGTCTGCAAGTGCTACACTATTTCGTCTCTTTGATATTCCAGCTCGAGTGGTTGTGGGATATCAGGGAGGGTTATACAATGATGTAGGGGACTTCTATATTATTACAAATAAAGATGCCCATACCTGGATTGAGTATTTAGACGAATCGGGTATCTGGACTCGCTTTGATGCCGTTAGTGTTATTTCTCCCGAGCGTATTGCCTATGGTGCTGATGCTTACTTTGAATACGAAAGGTTTAGAGGTAACTCTACAAATATTGAAGACTTTATCTCCTCTCGTTCAGGTGTGCTCTCCGACTGGCGTCAATATTTACAAAATATCTACTATCAATCGGGAACACTATTCTTTAATTATGATTTAGAGGCCCAGAGAGAACTCTTTCGTGGTCTTTTAAGGTACAAGTATAGAGATTCATCAATTGCATTCTATTTGCCTTATATTCTATTATTTTCTCTCTTTTATTTAATTTTTAGATTTAGGGTAAAATTGCAAAGCGTTTTACTCTACTTCTGTATTCTTAAGTATGAGAGAATGAATTGGCATGAATTCAGTGTTCTAAGTGAAGCACAACTTATGAAGTCTATTGAGGGAAGATCAGATCACTTAAGGGACTTACTCTTATTCCATCAAAGTCTAAGGTATGATCGCGGTGAGTCACTGCTAAAAGAGTTGTCTTTCTTTTTAAGGGCCTTTAGAATTTTAATCTATGGCTAAATTACTTTTAATTCTATCAATTTTATTTTCTTATTCTGCATTTTCTAAGACAAAAGTTCTCTTTATCGGAGATTCTCTGACCGAGGGTTATGGAGTGGCCAAAGAAAGTGCTTATCCAATGATTTTAAAAAGCCTTCTCAAAGAAAAGCATAAGAAAGATATCGAAGTTATTAACGGTAGTGTTTCTGGGTCTACTACTGCCAGTGGTTTATCTAGGCTCAAGTGGTTTCTAAGATCTAAGCCCGAGGTTTTAGTTTTGGCCTTGGGAGCAAATGACGGACTAAGAGGAATTAAATTAGATTCATCTAAGGAAAATTTAAAGGCCATTATCAAACTAGCAAAAGATAAGAATATGAAAGTTATCTTAGCTGGAATGTATATGCCTCCCAATTATGGACCAGACTATACAAAGAAATTTAGAAATATGTTTACCGCTCTTAAAGAGGAGATGAAGATTGATTTAATCCCTTTTCTCTTAGATGGAGTGGCGGCCAAGAAAGAGCTCAACCTCTCCGATGGTATTCATCCCAATGAACTAGGTCATAAGAAAATGGCCGAGAACTTACTTCCATACTTTAGGTTTTTAAAATGATTTTAAATTGTCAGAATATAACAAAGAGTTTCACTCAGGGTCCCAATCAAATTGATGTTTTAAAAGGGGCGAGCTTAAGCTTAGATAGTAAAGATACACTTGCGGTAGTAGGAAAGTCTGGCAGTGGTAAATCTACATTGCTCTCAATCCTCTGTGGAATTGAAAGTGTCGATGGTGGTCAGATCCACTTCGAAGATAGAGATATCACTAAGTATTCTCAGCAGGAGATGACGGCATTAAGAGCAAGCTCTATTGGTGTTGTCTTTCAACAATTTCATTTAATAGAGCATTTAAATGCTCTTGAGAACACTATGCTACCTCTAGAGATTGCAGGGGACGAAAACGCTAGAGAGAAAGCGCTCAGTCTACTTGAGAGCGTAGGATTAAAAGAGAGGGCCCTTCACTTTCCAAATCAACTAAGTGGTGGAGAAAAGCAGAGGGTTGCTATTGCTAGGGCCATGAGTAATCGTCCTAAGTTAATTCTGGCCGATGAGCCGAGTGGAAGCTTGGATGAAGAAACAGGTGTAAGCATTATGAATCTTCTCTTTGATCTGGTTGAGAAAGAGGATATGGGACTTATTTTAGTTACTCATGAGATGCAGCTAGCTAAGAGATGTAAGCGCACACTTGTTCTCTCTCAAGGAGTATTGAAGGAAGGCAATCTCTAATGGTTTTTAGACTGATTTTTAGAGAATTAAAAAGCTCTCCTAAGTTTTCACTTATTTTTATTTTAAACCTTGCAATTGGACTTATAGGCCTAGTGGCCATTCAAAGTTTCAAATCTTCATTTTCTGATGAATTAAATTCAAGATCTAAAACAATTCTAGGTGGAGATTTATCCATCAGCTCTAGACTTGATGTTGATATTAGTAAGGTTAGTGACGTTATAAAAGTTGAAGATCTTACTCGAAGTATTCGTCTCTTTTCTATGGCAGGCTATTCAGAGCAATCACGTCTTGCATCTATTAGGGTGATAGAAGATAAGTATCCATTCTATGGAAATATTGTCTTAGAAGATGGAAGTTTTCTCGAATTTAAAAATGACCATGAAGCCTATATTTATCCAGAGCTAAAGAGGCAGCTGAATATCTCTTTAGGGGATGAGCTTATTGTAGGTGAAACGACGTTTAAAGTCGCTGGCTTTGTTATTGATGATGGAGCACAGAGCTTCCAAATGGGAGGAATTGCTCCGAGAGTCTATATCACTTTTAAGGGTCTCGAACGAGCAGAACTCATTAAAGAGGGAAGTACTTACAGCAATAAATATCTATTTAAAGTAAAAGAGAAAATTACAAAAGAGAAGTTAAAGGCAATTAGTCTTGCTATTAATGATTCTAGTGCGCGCATAGTGACTCCAGAGAAATCTTCTCAGCAAGTGAGTCGAATCCTTAATTATATAAACGATTTCTTAGGTCTCGTTAGCTTAAGTGGTCTCTTCCTTGCCTCAATGGCCATGATGTATCTCTTTAGAAGTTTTCTCTATAAGAGAAGAAAAGAGATCGCCATTTTTCAATTTCTTGGGCTAAAGAAGAGTACTGTTTTCTTTGTTCTTATTGGACAACTCTTTGTTCTGAGTTTAATTAGCTCCCTAATCGCTATTTCATTTGGTCCTGTGATTCTTCCTCTTATTATTAAATTATTTAATGAGCAGTTGGGATATAATTTACAGCTTACTTATACATTTGCCTCTATTCTTATCCCTCTAATAGTGGGGATCTTAAGTCCTATGCTCATTGGAGTGGCCTTAATACTTCCTTACCTCAATATTGATTTCAAATTCTTATTCTCTTTCGATGACGAGGGTGAAGGTCAGGGGAGTCGTTGGTATATTTATCTTCCTTGGATAATCTTCTTCTATATTATCTCTATTGTTATAGGGCACTCTGTAATTATTGGAAGTATATTCGCCTCTTTTCTCTTTCTATCACTAGGGCTTCTATTTTTAATTGGGAATTTTATTTTAAAGAGACTCAGAGGACTCTCACAAAGAGGAAGTCTCTCAAGAAAACTGGCATG
Proteins encoded in this window:
- a CDS encoding DUF58 domain-containing protein; translated protein: MKLSANKTYILPTKFGLALGFVAFLVFIIAITFGHPFSYFITFFIVAIIIVCAFYTNNSISRLKSFSFKDEYVELGVDSSILFEVSSKEVGEYKNIETKVGKRGATKVSSVGEKNLKLRAMVNPSRCGVFSLWRVRISSTYPLGLFYAWKYIMPNKEAIVYPKRVRDKSSSYESEYVASEEESLDLNPESNDEFLDHRRFRDNDYWKHIDWKAYARGRGLLTKNFSGTSSKVKTIKMSSSDNLEKLGIVVNDVLDAFESNRDSILICDNEVVSRGRNLGHLNKCLRVLSQFGGRVE
- a CDS encoding PilZ domain-containing protein — encoded protein: MKQRPKLLLFTSLVLIGVVISIPLQIIFQTQVTALNIDILLSQITIFNWFVIAMCLITLSLTFNGHKLLGLAIVPLLLAIHINNYFVFKYALHTQWYLPLFASLGATALALLFIINKTVRFTVKNPDKRWWLIPKRYQKTLPIWVVLDEDLCVLAHTHDLSKTGAFISMSEDSNHFLDKELELGKEVKVLIGNKDDVEFHCKAQVVRKAQATGSYPQGIGLHFEDVSMIEKFHLGRILNNPTLGL
- a CDS encoding lytic transglycosylase domain-containing protein, encoding MKVLYFFISLLFVSCAGPYHPFGSSYSLSQLEQQYFGTSMEKTFYKSSNNIIFSPKYQVLHESRNFQIEIQRPINAKEDQVYFFYNDKDITKQVESISEVFKTKDRILYRIDNLTLPPVESHNFNVVYKSSPVATPIGKHYPFPDCDIQKMPLLSAAKIRARSSVKRALKEVSNNMHMNSALMAGLIAQESSFNPKAVSWAKAVGLTQITPVAERQLLENRDYTPYPKWGRLPASVLKKYIETGKINKDNDWKLNPRESIQGGYDYLKYISNYWKRPQNAEALPSGLKDNSEEITSVILASYNSGPSRVKRSLLNKGIYWLDSRELKEARKYVYKVKSYCRQYSIDKE
- a CDS encoding ABC transporter permease, which produces MVFRLIFRELKSSPKFSLIFILNLAIGLIGLVAIQSFKSSFSDELNSRSKTILGGDLSISSRLDVDISKVSDVIKVEDLTRSIRLFSMAGYSEQSRLASIRVIEDKYPFYGNIVLEDGSFLEFKNDHEAYIYPELKRQLNISLGDELIVGETTFKVAGFVIDDGAQSFQMGGIAPRVYITFKGLERAELIKEGSTYSNKYLFKVKEKITKEKLKAISLAINDSSARIVTPEKSSQQVSRILNYINDFLGLVSLSGLFLASMAMMYLFRSFLYKRRKEIAIFQFLGLKKSTVFFVLIGQLFVLSLISSLIAISFGPVILPLIIKLFNEQLGYNLQLTYTFASILIPLIVGILSPMLIGVALILPYLNIDFKFLFSFDDEGEGQGSRWYIYLPWIIFFYIISIVIGHSVIIGSIFASFLFLSLGLLFLIGNFILKRLRGLSQRGSLSRKLAWGFLTRYRVSSLFIIASLMISTTMITLIPTLRNVLLTELEGPLRGDGPALFLFDIQPEQVENLNSFFVANEESEVLVMAPMIRSRLSKIKGERIQSSVEESMTREQERAIRMRNRGVNLSYREGLDISETLTAGRLTEGVYDLEKSEFAEITLEHRYASRLGVDIGDTLEFEIFGIPLATKIVGLREVKWTSFRPNFFIQFQKGVLEDAPKTFVSAVKVNKDSVGDISQKLFEKFPNVSVVDITRAIDRVTNIMESMVLILTSMTLLVFIVGLLVLYSLISHQLIIRLKDLNLLKILGLNDRMILKVVLLETSIIALSSSIIGSLLCVILGAIVSKVAFKSSFVFSLPIAIMPIIGVSFISLVITYLATRSMLKRNAAEVFGEVN
- a CDS encoding ABC transporter ATP-binding protein, with product MILNCQNITKSFTQGPNQIDVLKGASLSLDSKDTLAVVGKSGSGKSTLLSILCGIESVDGGQIHFEDRDITKYSQQEMTALRASSIGVVFQQFHLIEHLNALENTMLPLEIAGDENAREKALSLLESVGLKERALHFPNQLSGGEKQRVAIARAMSNRPKLILADEPSGSLDEETGVSIMNLLFDLVEKEDMGLILVTHEMQLAKRCKRTLVLSQGVLKEGNL
- a CDS encoding AAA family ATPase, translating into MKASTYLNDKVSHAFETCNSIFLGKEDQLKIAFISMLSKGHLLIEDVPGVGKTTLVYLLSHIFGLNLSRIQFTNDLLASDILGTSIFDKQTASFIFNKGPIFSRMVLGDELNRASPKTQSALLQAMEERYITVDGGEYQLEEPFIVVATQNPLDQIGTNPLPESQLDRFFMSLSIGLPSREYEKKILLGDNIRDQINGLHAFLSLEEYLSIHKMIQKIHIEESLIEYVLNFLEYCRENLDSGMKLSLRAGRDLLLASRACAFFEKRDFVTPHDVQTIAPYVLAHRLNSRMGLTSSQDQIREALENVAIR
- a CDS encoding arylesterase, translated to MAKLLLILSILFSYSAFSKTKVLFIGDSLTEGYGVAKESAYPMILKSLLKEKHKKDIEVINGSVSGSTTASGLSRLKWFLRSKPEVLVLALGANDGLRGIKLDSSKENLKAIIKLAKDKNMKVILAGMYMPPNYGPDYTKKFRNMFTALKEEMKIDLIPFLLDGVAAKKELNLSDGIHPNELGHKKMAENLLPYFRFLK
- a CDS encoding transglutaminase family protein; this translates as MSKIFTKISLIFYIFLMIFFLPYFSWMSIGLYSSIILTILLYKKLKFKSLLWLRMPFLLVSIFLIYKEYGTWRGFEPASILFSTLVILKVFELKTKRDIYSLVLIQFLHIISLSLLVEDFYYLFIIFISLVISFSNIYILSQLSIGEAHYRKGVKKILKYSLYGAPIVIILFLVFPRFNFGGFLLSTTTATTGFSEELKPGDISEIIKDPSVVFHVKFTKRFKRLDMYWRGQILAKNNNFDWSKTPLPERRNTETIYKKFDYFVTYDTLASGPLYTLEKTRKVSLTSAGSVISRKGNLYFSTPLLNQKSKFKGWLGPKVAAKLSKNYKQTYLQVDIPKSSKVQNFIKENEKLKGKPTEVALFLKDFFRKNFLYSTAPGVYTGESALDEFLFSRRVGFCGHYASASATLFRLFDIPARVVVGYQGGLYNDVGDFYIITNKDAHTWIEYLDESGIWTRFDAVSVISPERIAYGADAYFEYERFRGNSTNIEDFISSRSGVLSDWRQYLQNIYYQSGTLFFNYDLEAQRELFRGLLRYKYRDSSIAFYLPYILLFSLFYLIFRFRVKLQSVLLYFCILKYERMNWHEFSVLSEAQLMKSIEGRSDHLRDLLLFHQSLRYDRGESLLKELSFFLRAFRILIYG